Proteins from a genomic interval of Poecile atricapillus isolate bPoeAtr1 chromosome 1, bPoeAtr1.hap1, whole genome shotgun sequence:
- the INAFM2 gene encoding putative transmembrane protein INAFM2 codes for MKEKEAGAERGKPATYTGDKKARMAAKTNKKWVRLATVLAYVLSVSLAAIVLAVYYSLIWQPVRGSGGSSSPGPGAAATPAQLRAAPAGPTAGPPPAPPRTGPGPAATATAPPAASPPPAAGSGPGAGSP; via the coding sequence ATGAAGGAGAAGGAggcgggcgcggagcggggCAAGCCCGCCACTTACACCGGGGACAAGAAGGCGCGCATGGCGGCCAAGACCAACAAGAAGTGGGTGCGCCTGGCCACCGTGCTGGCCTACGTGCTCTCCGTCTCGCTGGCCGCCATCGTGCTCGCCGTCTACTACAGCCTCATCTGGCAGCCGGTGcgcggcagcggcggctcctccagccccggccccggcgccgccgccaCCCCCGCGCAGCTCCGCGCCGCGCCCGCCGGACCCACGGCGGGGCCTCCGCCCGCACCGCCGCgcaccggccccggccccgccgccaccgccaCCGCCCCGCCGGCCGCGTCCCCCCCGCCCGCGGCTGGGAGCGGGCCGGGCGCCGGCAGCCCCTGA